One Flagellimonas sp. CMM7 genomic region harbors:
- a CDS encoding DUF368 domain-containing protein, with product MHQPRTFLDNFFLVIKGLCMGAANKVPGVSGGIVAFVGGFYEEFIYSLQKINSKAFKLLLNGRFKSFYQYTNGQFLLLLIFGMLVSYFSISRVLDFFLEQKELFVWASFFGMILGSIYYISKDFNHWNKRTVPLGILGLIIGISISFLSPAKENDNLFFIFFCGIISVSGMTLPGLSGSFILILLGNYVLLLVDSVNALYDTFSEVFSGDFGFMDNPKRMETLKILAVFTLGSATGLVTFSHLLSYLLKHYKASSTAIILGFITGSLGVVWPWKRTMYKMDALGNVLLDSNGDKIVLNYERYFPNLATPETWWAIFFVILGILVLLILDWYGKNRKERKQVRTLR from the coding sequence ATGCATCAACCTAGAACATTTCTGGACAACTTTTTTTTGGTAATAAAAGGCCTTTGTATGGGAGCTGCCAACAAGGTGCCCGGCGTATCTGGCGGCATTGTTGCTTTTGTAGGTGGTTTTTATGAAGAGTTCATCTATTCCCTTCAAAAAATAAATTCCAAAGCTTTCAAGTTACTTCTTAACGGAAGGTTCAAGAGTTTTTATCAATATACAAACGGCCAATTCTTGTTGTTGCTCATCTTTGGTATGCTTGTTAGTTATTTCAGTATTTCTAGAGTGCTCGACTTTTTTCTGGAACAAAAAGAACTCTTTGTATGGGCAAGCTTTTTTGGTATGATCTTAGGCTCCATCTATTACATATCCAAAGATTTTAACCATTGGAACAAAAGAACGGTTCCTTTAGGAATATTGGGGTTAATCATAGGTATTTCAATCAGTTTCTTAAGTCCTGCCAAAGAAAATGATAATCTGTTTTTTATTTTCTTTTGTGGCATTATCAGTGTTTCTGGAATGACATTGCCAGGGCTTTCGGGTTCGTTTATATTAATTCTATTAGGAAATTATGTGCTCCTGCTAGTTGATTCCGTGAATGCACTCTACGATACTTTTTCGGAAGTGTTCTCTGGGGATTTTGGCTTTATGGACAATCCCAAACGAATGGAAACCCTTAAAATTCTGGCAGTTTTCACGCTAGGTTCGGCAACGGGACTGGTAACTTTTTCGCATTTGCTCAGTTACTTGCTCAAGCATTACAAAGCAAGTTCAACAGCTATCATTCTTGGTTTTATAACAGGTTCTTTAGGTGTGGTCTGGCCTTGGAAACGAACCATGTACAAAATGGATGCGCTTGGTAATGTATTACTAGATTCCAATGGAGATAAAATAGTTCTTAATTATGAACGCTATTTCCCAAATCTAGCAACTCCCGAAACCTGGTGGGCCATATTTTTTGTGATTCTAGGAATTTTGGTATTATTGATTTTAGATTGGTATGGAAAAAACAGAAAAGAAAGAAAACAGGTACGGACTCTTAGGTAA
- a CDS encoding DUF368 domain-containing protein encodes MKGRQLLDYVFITLKGIAMGAADVVPGVSGGTIAFISGIYEELISSINNINISLFTTLRKEGLKAFWDKANGNFLLALFSGIFISVLSLAKFLSWLLENQPILLWSFFFGLVLASIFFVGKEIKKWSIATVVMFIFGAAIAYFITELPPNENVDSLPYLFLSGALAVCAMILPGISGAFILVLLGSYKTILDAVHERDVKIVITVALGAVFGLLSFARLLKWMFNHYKNITLALLTGFILGSLNKIWPWKKVLETKTFGDKTVVIDDINVLPGAFEGDNQLILAIILAIIGFSLIFILERVASKK; translated from the coding sequence ATGAAAGGACGTCAACTGCTGGATTACGTGTTTATAACACTCAAAGGAATTGCCATGGGTGCGGCTGATGTGGTTCCTGGAGTTTCAGGAGGTACAATAGCATTTATCTCCGGAATTTATGAGGAGCTTATAAGTTCCATTAACAATATTAATATTTCTCTTTTCACAACACTAAGAAAAGAAGGATTAAAAGCGTTTTGGGATAAGGCGAACGGTAATTTTTTGCTTGCCTTATTCTCGGGGATTTTTATCAGCGTATTGTCCTTGGCTAAATTTTTAAGTTGGTTATTGGAAAATCAACCCATCCTATTATGGTCCTTTTTCTTTGGACTGGTATTGGCCAGTATCTTTTTTGTAGGGAAAGAAATTAAGAAATGGTCCATTGCAACGGTCGTCATGTTTATTTTTGGCGCAGCGATAGCTTATTTTATTACTGAACTTCCTCCAAATGAAAATGTAGACAGTCTACCCTATCTTTTCCTATCTGGGGCTTTGGCGGTATGTGCTATGATTTTACCTGGCATATCAGGAGCGTTTATTTTGGTGCTTTTGGGGTCCTATAAAACCATTTTAGATGCAGTTCATGAACGAGACGTTAAAATCGTCATTACTGTTGCTCTAGGGGCAGTATTTGGCCTCCTAAGTTTTGCCCGATTGTTAAAATGGATGTTCAATCATTATAAAAATATTACCCTTGCCTTGCTAACCGGTTTTATACTAGGGTCATTGAACAAAATATGGCCATGGAAAAAAGTATTGGAAACCAAGACTTTTGGGGATAAAACAGTAGTTATTGATGATATAAATGTGTTGCCCGGGGCATTTGAAGGTGACAATCAGTTAATACTTGCCATAATCCTAGCTATAATAGGTTTTTCTCTTATTTTTATCTTAGAAAGAGTAGCTTCCAAAAAATAA
- a CDS encoding tetratricopeptide repeat protein, producing MALDSNEYPDKSISKFESMLKTDDVYFFDAEDFEEIIHYYLNNGKVSLGKKAIQIGLEQHPNSLELKLLRVEILVFEDNFETAEKLLDELQNIDSHNEEIYIQRANIQSKQDNHQEAVNLLLEALHRTEDSFDIHSLLGMEYLFMDDFESAKRSFMRCVEFDDRDYSSLYNVIYCFEFLEDFDGAIHYLNSYLERNPYCEVAWHQLGKMYYNMDMYKEALTSFDFAIISDDSFIGAYFEKGKVLEKLGKYNEAIENYETTISIEDPTSHAYLRIGRCHEKLGNNDLAKYYYYNTVHEDPLLDKGWLAITDFHYKLENYEKALYYINKAINIDGENPLYWKKCARIYFALNNFDEADFAYKQAVDLGNYEQETWKNWADVLKKLGDFGSSIQVIIQGLEFYPESAELQYKLAGIYLKNNEILNAREKLAEAMQLDIEKLQLFEEEFPEFNKVKWLQTLVSEIKKTST from the coding sequence ATGGCGTTAGATTCTAACGAATATCCTGACAAATCCATAAGTAAATTTGAGTCCATGCTCAAGACAGATGACGTCTATTTTTTTGATGCAGAGGACTTTGAGGAAATCATTCACTATTATTTAAATAATGGAAAGGTCTCATTGGGTAAAAAAGCTATCCAAATAGGCTTGGAGCAACACCCTAACTCACTGGAATTAAAATTATTACGTGTAGAAATTCTGGTTTTTGAAGACAATTTTGAAACTGCCGAAAAATTATTGGATGAACTCCAAAATATAGATTCGCACAATGAGGAAATCTACATACAACGAGCCAACATTCAATCTAAACAGGACAATCATCAAGAAGCGGTAAACCTACTTTTAGAAGCGCTGCATAGAACCGAAGATAGTTTTGACATCCATTCCCTTTTAGGAATGGAATATCTGTTCATGGATGATTTTGAAAGCGCAAAACGTAGTTTTATGAGATGCGTTGAGTTTGATGATCGAGATTATTCTTCTTTGTACAACGTAATCTACTGTTTTGAGTTTTTAGAAGATTTTGATGGCGCCATTCATTATTTGAACAGTTATTTGGAGCGGAATCCCTATTGTGAAGTAGCTTGGCACCAATTGGGCAAAATGTACTACAATATGGATATGTACAAAGAAGCACTTACTTCATTTGATTTTGCAATAATTTCTGACGATTCTTTCATTGGAGCCTACTTTGAAAAAGGAAAAGTTCTAGAAAAGCTAGGTAAGTATAATGAAGCTATTGAGAATTACGAAACTACCATCTCTATAGAAGACCCGACATCACATGCTTATCTTAGGATAGGAAGGTGTCATGAAAAATTGGGCAATAACGACCTAGCAAAATACTATTATTACAATACGGTTCATGAAGACCCATTACTGGATAAGGGCTGGCTGGCAATAACCGATTTCCATTATAAACTGGAGAACTATGAAAAAGCCTTGTATTATATCAATAAGGCCATAAACATTGATGGTGAAAACCCCCTGTATTGGAAAAAATGCGCAAGAATCTATTTTGCCCTCAATAATTTTGATGAGGCGGATTTTGCATACAAGCAAGCTGTAGATTTAGGTAACTATGAACAGGAAACTTGGAAAAATTGGGCCGATGTACTTAAAAAACTAGGGGATTTTGGATCTTCAATCCAAGTAATCATCCAAGGACTTGAATTTTATCCTGAAAGCGCAGAACTCCAGTATAAACTTGCCGGAATTTACCTTAAAAACAATGAAATTTTAAATGCTAGGGAAAAATTGGCAGAAGCCATGCAATTAGATATTGAAAAATTGCAGTTATTTGAAGAGGAATTCCCAGAGTTCAACAAGGTAAAGTGGTTACAAACCTTGGTTTCCGAAATCAAAAAAACATCTACATAG
- a CDS encoding aspartate aminotransferase family protein, producing the protein MLRDDFFTYQTQTTPHPLGMEVSHAKGSYIYDNQGNAHLDFVAGVSACSLGHCPPRVIDAVKEQLEKYMHVMVYGEYVQQPAVAFTKLLASKLPKNLETTYLVNSGTEAIEGAIKLARRYTGRSQLIAAHRAYHGNTMGSLSLMGYEERKSAFRPLIPDVSFIKFNAEADLEQITEKTAAVVLETIQGGAGFILPENGYLAKVRKRCDQVAALLILDEIQPGFGRTGKLFAFEHFNCVPDILVLGKGMASGLPVGAFVASKKMMDTFQTSPKLGHITTFGGNPVIAAASLATLQEITEKQLIEQTLEKEKLFRTLLVHPLINEIRGKGLMLALLLDDEEIVNYLVLKAAKKGLILFWLLFEPKAVRISPPLTISMKEIAIGCDQIISILNDYKPTAVN; encoded by the coding sequence ATGCTTAGAGATGACTTTTTTACATATCAAACCCAAACCACACCACATCCCTTGGGCATGGAGGTTTCTCATGCAAAGGGCAGTTACATTTATGACAACCAGGGTAACGCACATTTAGATTTTGTTGCGGGAGTTTCTGCCTGCAGTTTGGGGCATTGCCCTCCAAGAGTTATAGATGCTGTAAAAGAACAGCTTGAAAAATATATGCATGTAATGGTGTATGGAGAATATGTTCAACAACCTGCTGTAGCGTTCACCAAATTATTGGCATCAAAACTTCCCAAAAACCTAGAAACAACCTATTTGGTCAACTCAGGAACAGAAGCTATAGAAGGCGCTATAAAATTAGCCAGAAGATATACTGGGCGCTCACAACTCATAGCTGCCCATCGCGCCTATCATGGAAATACGATGGGGAGTTTGAGCTTAATGGGGTATGAAGAACGGAAAAGCGCATTTAGGCCATTAATACCAGACGTTTCCTTCATCAAATTTAACGCTGAAGCAGATTTAGAACAGATTACGGAAAAAACCGCCGCAGTAGTTTTAGAAACCATACAAGGTGGCGCTGGATTTATTCTTCCAGAAAATGGGTATTTGGCAAAAGTGCGAAAACGCTGTGATCAAGTAGCAGCGCTGTTGATTTTAGATGAAATTCAACCTGGATTTGGAAGAACAGGAAAACTATTCGCATTTGAACATTTTAACTGTGTCCCAGATATTTTAGTATTGGGCAAAGGAATGGCTTCAGGGCTACCTGTAGGGGCATTTGTTGCTTCAAAAAAAATGATGGATACCTTTCAGACAAGTCCAAAATTAGGCCATATCACAACATTTGGCGGGAACCCAGTCATTGCAGCTGCCAGCTTGGCAACATTACAAGAAATCACTGAAAAACAGCTCATTGAACAAACATTAGAGAAAGAAAAGCTATTTAGAACCCTTTTGGTACATCCTTTGATTAATGAAATAAGAGGTAAGGGTTTAATGCTTGCTTTGCTATTAGACGATGAGGAAATTGTCAATTATTTAGTGTTGAAAGCTGCCAAAAAAGGGCTTATTCTTTTCTGGTTGCTTTTTGAACCCAAAGCGGTTCGGATATCACCACCACTGACCATTTCCATGAAAGAAATAGCTATAGGATGCGACCAAATCATCAGTATTTTAAACGATTACAAACCCACTGCTGTTAACTAA
- a CDS encoding OstA-like protein translates to MDLKRISFFIFIFSFFLAIAQEKEQEPESRQINIVYGANFTKDEAQFPGASIFSKDDERQVQFEHQGADLWCDIAIFYSQENRLKAIGNVRLQQGDSIEMNSSYMSYNGDSKLAKAWEKVDLTDGQMTLTTDTLYFNREKQESFYNSGGKVVDSVNVLTSKIGTYFTELKKVQFKSDVHIDNPEYIIDSEQLDYYRISKNAYMYGPSTITGEEYKIYCERGFYDTKIEQGYGIKNTRIDYDNKIIVGDSLYFDKTSEFASATNNIQITDTINNGVIRAHYAEVFKAKDSVFATKRAVSINLVEQDSLYMHGDTLMVTGKPEARILRAFRNAKFYKTDLSGKCDSIHSAENTGITQLIKNPILWNVDNQITGDSIHLISDLETEKLDSLKVLENAFIISLDTISKTGYNQAKGKDLYGKFIENELKIIDLIRNTEVIYYMYNDDQELIGIDKTICSKIRLLMANNDIEDITFFVNPDGDIFPDAELPVESRKLKGFIWRGDERILSKDDIFDEDDNNIELVKIRGIDNPIDIDAEEKERQENENDPVNKISNTAKAIKPKEATVKKVQSP, encoded by the coding sequence ATGGATTTGAAAAGAATTTCATTTTTCATTTTTATCTTCTCATTTTTCCTGGCTATTGCTCAAGAAAAAGAACAAGAACCAGAAAGTAGACAGATAAACATTGTTTACGGCGCCAATTTCACCAAAGATGAAGCCCAATTCCCGGGAGCTTCAATTTTTAGCAAGGATGATGAGCGTCAAGTACAATTTGAACACCAAGGAGCAGACTTGTGGTGTGATATTGCAATTTTTTACTCCCAGGAAAACCGTTTAAAGGCAATAGGCAATGTTAGACTACAACAGGGCGATTCTATTGAGATGAACAGCAGCTATATGAGTTATAACGGTGACTCAAAACTGGCAAAAGCATGGGAGAAAGTAGATCTTACCGATGGTCAAATGACCTTGACCACCGATACTTTATATTTTAATAGGGAAAAACAAGAATCATTCTACAATTCTGGAGGAAAAGTGGTTGATTCCGTAAACGTACTTACCAGCAAAATCGGCACCTATTTTACCGAGTTGAAAAAAGTGCAGTTTAAAAGCGATGTACACATTGACAATCCCGAGTACATCATAGATTCAGAACAATTGGATTATTACCGTATTTCCAAAAATGCATATATGTACGGGCCTTCAACCATAACCGGTGAAGAATACAAAATCTATTGTGAACGAGGATTTTACGATACCAAGATTGAGCAGGGTTATGGCATAAAAAACACCAGGATTGATTATGATAACAAAATCATTGTAGGTGACAGTCTTTATTTTGACAAAACATCTGAATTTGCATCTGCCACCAACAATATCCAGATAACGGACACTATTAACAATGGCGTTATTAGAGCTCATTATGCTGAGGTTTTCAAGGCTAAAGATTCTGTTTTTGCCACAAAAAGAGCGGTTTCAATAAATTTAGTGGAACAAGATTCCCTTTACATGCATGGGGATACACTCATGGTTACAGGTAAACCTGAAGCTCGCATTCTTCGTGCTTTCAGAAATGCTAAATTCTATAAAACTGACTTAAGCGGAAAATGCGATTCTATTCATTCCGCAGAAAATACAGGAATTACCCAATTGATCAAAAATCCAATCCTATGGAATGTGGACAATCAAATAACAGGTGATAGTATTCATTTAATTTCTGACTTAGAGACCGAGAAATTGGATTCACTCAAAGTATTGGAGAATGCTTTCATTATTTCGTTGGATACCATCAGCAAAACCGGTTACAATCAGGCAAAAGGAAAAGATCTATATGGAAAGTTTATTGAAAATGAACTCAAAATAATTGACCTGATCAGAAATACAGAGGTGATCTATTACATGTACAATGATGACCAAGAGTTGATAGGGATTGATAAAACCATTTGTAGTAAGATAAGATTGCTTATGGCCAACAATGATATTGAAGACATAACTTTTTTTGTAAATCCTGATGGGGATATTTTTCCGGACGCGGAATTACCTGTGGAAAGTAGAAAATTGAAAGGGTTTATATGGCGTGGAGATGAACGGATTCTAAGCAAAGACGACATTTTTGATGAAGATGATAATAATATAGAGTTGGTAAAAATTCGCGGAATAGATAATCCGATAGACATTGATGCTGAAGAAAAGGAGCGCCAAGAAAATGAAAACGACCCGGTAAACAAAATATCGAACACCGCCAAGGCTATTAAGCCCAAAGAAGCTACGGTAAAGAAAGTACAAAGTCCCTAA